A window from Halomicrobium urmianum encodes these proteins:
- a CDS encoding TAXI family TRAP transporter solute-binding subunit → MSNRPTRRTFVRTASIAGIAALAGCGGDGGDGGDGGDGGDETPTETAMDGETETTAGEGTETPTEEDGGGGGGGQRLSWHAGGQGGTYYPLSNEFKTVVEDNTDYTLNVQSTGASVENVGSLASGDADFALIQNDVAYFAKNGTGIEAFQDNAVENLVGVATLYPETITIVTLADTGIEALSDLEGATINTGDLGSGTQVNALQILEAVGIEDFSEQNASFSQAADQLRNGDIDAAFVVGGWPVGAIEDLANTNDITIVPIEGDNREAVKEAASWFADDQIPGGTYSGVEDDVPTVAVQAMIATRADLSAETVEEVTAAIFDNTDQLSIKTDFISADSAQDGMSIELHEGAAAYFGE, encoded by the coding sequence ATGTCCAACCGACCGACTCGACGAACCTTCGTGCGGACCGCGAGCATCGCCGGGATCGCCGCGCTGGCCGGCTGTGGCGGGGACGGCGGGGACGGGGGTGACGGCGGTGACGGCGGTGACGAAACGCCCACCGAGACGGCGATGGACGGCGAGACGGAGACGACCGCCGGGGAGGGGACTGAAACGCCGACCGAGGAGGACGGCGGCGGTGGCGGTGGCGGGCAGCGCCTCTCGTGGCACGCCGGCGGCCAGGGCGGGACGTACTACCCGCTGTCGAACGAGTTCAAGACCGTCGTCGAGGACAACACCGACTACACGCTGAACGTCCAGTCGACGGGCGCGAGCGTCGAGAACGTCGGGAGCCTGGCCAGCGGGGACGCGGACTTCGCGCTCATCCAGAACGACGTCGCGTACTTCGCGAAGAACGGGACCGGCATCGAGGCCTTCCAGGACAACGCCGTCGAGAACCTCGTGGGCGTGGCGACGCTGTACCCGGAGACGATCACCATCGTCACGCTCGCGGACACCGGCATCGAGGCGCTCTCGGACCTGGAGGGCGCGACGATCAACACCGGCGACCTCGGCAGCGGGACCCAGGTCAACGCGCTCCAGATCCTCGAGGCCGTCGGCATCGAGGACTTCAGCGAGCAGAACGCCTCGTTCTCGCAGGCGGCCGACCAGCTCAGAAACGGTGACATCGACGCCGCGTTCGTCGTCGGCGGCTGGCCGGTCGGCGCCATCGAGGACCTGGCCAACACCAACGACATCACCATCGTCCCGATCGAGGGCGACAACCGCGAGGCGGTCAAGGAGGCCGCTTCCTGGTTCGCCGACGACCAGATCCCCGGCGGCACCTACTCCGGCGTCGAGGACGACGTCCCGACGGTCGCCGTGCAGGCGATGATAGCCACCAGAGCCGACCTGTCCGCAGAGACGGTCGAGGAAGTGACCGCGGCCATCTTCGACAACACCGACCAGCTGTCGATCAAGACCGACTTCATCAGCGCCGACTCGGCGCAGGACGGGATGTCGATCGAGCTCCACGAGGGCGCGGCCGCCTACTTCGGCGAGTAG
- a CDS encoding IMPACT family protein, producing MTDEGYRTVAGPGEARFEVRGSEFIGHVRPARDVDAAESFVERVGEEYADATHNVPAYRVRADPFREYSSDDGEPSGSAGKPALNVLQQREIENVVAVVTRYYGGTNLGVGGLARAYSRAVKEGVDDAGVTTERPHEQFTVAVDYDDSGRVRSVLESDGADFEAAYEERVAFDVRVPVDDAPALRERIASATSGRAEIDAAGGE from the coding sequence GTGACTGACGAGGGATACAGGACCGTCGCCGGGCCCGGGGAGGCCCGGTTCGAGGTGCGGGGCTCGGAGTTCATCGGCCACGTCCGCCCCGCCCGGGACGTCGACGCGGCCGAGTCGTTCGTCGAGCGCGTCGGCGAGGAGTACGCCGACGCGACCCACAACGTCCCCGCCTATCGCGTCCGCGCGGACCCCTTCCGCGAGTACTCGAGCGACGACGGCGAGCCCTCGGGCAGCGCCGGCAAGCCCGCGCTGAACGTCCTCCAGCAGCGGGAAATCGAGAACGTCGTCGCCGTCGTCACGCGCTACTACGGCGGCACAAACCTCGGCGTCGGCGGCCTCGCGCGGGCCTACTCCCGGGCGGTCAAGGAGGGCGTCGACGACGCCGGCGTGACGACCGAGCGCCCGCACGAGCAGTTCACCGTCGCGGTCGACTACGACGACTCGGGCCGCGTCCGGTCGGTCCTGGAGAGCGACGGCGCCGACTTCGAGGCCGCCTACGAGGAGCGAGTCGCCTTCGACGTGCGCGTCCCGGTCGACGACGCGCCCGCGCTCCGGGAGCGTATCGCCAGCGCGACGAGCGGCCGGGCGGAAATCGACGCCGCTGGCGGTGAGTGA
- a CDS encoding IS6 family transposase: MAEIARLNGSSDWIDLGFVERERTPEPAMMLGIRSHVAGLSLSNTVDLLEDLGVDRSRKAIHDWVQKADLQPEPGKSPNQIAIDETVIRINDQQFWLYAAGDPARNELLHIRLFSTTTTALTEIFLRELQQKHDIETAEFLVDGAQHLQTALQRAGLRFQISRHGNRNTIERIFRELKRRTSSFSNCFSHVEPETAENWLQSFARWHNASN, translated from the coding sequence ATGGCAGAAATCGCCCGCCTCAACGGCAGTAGCGACTGGATAGATTTGGGTTTTGTGGAGCGCGAGCGGACACCCGAGCCGGCGATGATGCTGGGTATTCGATCGCACGTTGCGGGGCTATCGCTGTCGAATACCGTCGATTTGCTCGAGGACCTGGGTGTCGATCGGTCGCGGAAAGCGATCCACGATTGGGTGCAGAAAGCCGATTTACAGCCAGAACCAGGGAAATCGCCGAATCAGATCGCGATCGACGAAACCGTGATTCGGATCAACGATCAGCAATTCTGGCTGTACGCCGCCGGTGATCCTGCTAGAAACGAGCTGCTGCACATCCGGCTTTTTTCGACGACGACCACCGCTCTCACCGAAATATTTCTCCGCGAACTCCAGCAGAAACACGACATCGAAACAGCCGAATTTCTCGTTGATGGTGCCCAACACCTCCAAACCGCATTGCAACGAGCAGGCCTCCGATTTCAGATATCTCGCCACGGAAATCGGAATACTATCGAACGGATTTTTCGAGAACTCAAGCGCCGAACCTCGTCGTTCTCGAATTGCTTCAGCCACGTCGAACCAGAAACAGCCGAAAACTGGCTCCAGAGTTTCGCTCGCTGGCACAATGCTTCTAACTAA
- a CDS encoding YihY/virulence factor BrkB family protein, which translates to MYRRALALGRAVLAEARAERLTFMAGSIAYHAFVSLLPFMLVVLLLVSTVEDQATAVEVLTAMGTYLSPNANQLVTQTVREATEQTSLSLLGLGVLLWGAIKIFRSLDEAFSSIYDVTTQKGLVDSFTDAIVALLAVGVGLGVAALIGTVVSFDGGPVGGPLNRIVSTASLAVVFLPLFYLFPDEDVTVREVLPGTALAAVGWTLLEFLFRYYVAVASVGERYGVFGTIILLVTWLYFSGFVLLLGAALNAVLSGRSADVSESGWGVNEEARAAAPFTEPLERIDAGLDDGEPLSAALDDVAADLPTPDEHEVRIAAPDRPEALGGDEVEGNLHLRWVYGRDVEGKSEEREVPTADSD; encoded by the coding sequence ATGTATCGGCGAGCGCTCGCGCTGGGCAGGGCCGTCCTGGCGGAGGCCCGCGCGGAGCGGCTGACGTTCATGGCCGGGAGCATCGCCTACCACGCGTTCGTCTCGCTGCTGCCGTTCATGCTGGTCGTCCTCCTGCTGGTGTCAACCGTCGAGGACCAGGCCACGGCCGTCGAGGTACTGACCGCCATGGGGACCTACCTCTCCCCGAACGCGAACCAGCTCGTCACGCAGACCGTCCGGGAGGCGACCGAGCAGACCAGCCTGTCGCTGCTCGGCCTCGGCGTGCTCCTGTGGGGCGCGATCAAGATCTTCCGCAGCCTCGACGAGGCCTTCTCCAGCATCTACGACGTCACGACGCAGAAGGGGCTGGTGGACTCGTTCACCGACGCGATCGTCGCGCTGCTTGCGGTCGGGGTCGGCCTCGGCGTCGCGGCCCTGATCGGCACGGTCGTCTCGTTCGACGGCGGGCCGGTCGGCGGCCCCCTGAACCGAATCGTGTCGACGGCGAGCCTCGCCGTCGTCTTCCTGCCGCTGTTCTACCTCTTCCCCGACGAGGACGTCACCGTCCGCGAGGTGCTCCCCGGGACGGCGCTGGCGGCCGTCGGCTGGACGCTCCTGGAGTTCCTCTTCCGGTACTACGTGGCCGTCGCCAGCGTCGGCGAGCGCTACGGCGTGTTCGGGACGATCATCCTGCTCGTGACGTGGCTGTACTTCAGCGGGTTCGTCCTGCTGCTGGGCGCCGCGCTCAACGCCGTCCTGTCCGGCCGGTCGGCGGACGTCTCCGAGAGCGGGTGGGGCGTCAACGAGGAGGCCAGGGCGGCCGCGCCCTTCACGGAGCCGCTGGAGCGAATCGACGCGGGGCTCGACGACGGCGAACCCCTCTCCGCGGCGCTCGACGACGTCGCCGCGGACCTCCCGACGCCCGACGAGCACGAGGTCCGGATCGCCGCGCCGGACCGGCCCGAGGCGCTGGGCGGCGACGAGGTCGAGGGGAACCTCCACTTGCGGTGGGTGTACGGGCGGGACGTCGAGGGCAAGAGCGAAGAGCGAGAGGTCCCAACCGCCGACAGTGACTGA
- the upp gene encoding uracil phosphoribosyltransferase, with protein sequence MTIEDRDEASVVTHALARDELSNLRDVETEQVAFRKGLVRLGRICGYEIIDGRMETEYVSIRTPLTDTMGERVKGLDDVVIVNVLRAATPFVEGLLKAFPRARQGVISASRDEEAGMTEDGSFPISVDYVKLPEIRPEDTVIVADPMLATGSTMEAVLEEILSGPEPENLFVLSAVAAPDGLVRLNEAFPEAELLTVSIDEKLDEDGYIVPGLGDAGDRAFRTT encoded by the coding sequence ATGACGATCGAGGACCGCGACGAAGCGTCCGTGGTGACGCACGCGCTTGCGCGAGACGAGCTATCGAACCTCCGGGACGTCGAGACCGAACAGGTCGCGTTCCGGAAGGGCCTGGTCCGCCTGGGGCGGATCTGCGGGTACGAGATCATCGACGGCCGGATGGAGACGGAGTACGTCTCGATCCGGACACCCCTGACGGACACGATGGGCGAGCGAGTCAAGGGGCTCGACGACGTCGTCATCGTGAACGTCCTGCGGGCGGCGACGCCCTTCGTCGAGGGCCTGCTGAAGGCCTTCCCGCGGGCGCGCCAGGGCGTCATCTCCGCCAGCCGCGACGAGGAGGCCGGGATGACCGAGGACGGCTCCTTCCCCATCTCCGTCGACTACGTGAAGCTGCCCGAGATCCGCCCCGAGGACACCGTCATCGTCGCCGACCCGATGCTCGCCACCGGCAGCACGATGGAGGCCGTCCTCGAGGAGATCCTGTCGGGCCCCGAGCCGGAGAACCTGTTCGTGCTCTCGGCGGTCGCCGCCCCGGACGGACTGGTCCGCCTCAACGAGGCGTTCCCCGAGGCGGAGCTGCTGACCGTCTCCATCGACGAGAAGCTCGACGAGGACGGCTACATCGTCCCCGGCCTCGGCGACGCCGGCGACCGCGCGTTCCGCACCACTTAA
- a CDS encoding TRAP transporter permease codes for MSDDSAQMDAETEELLQEIERKRSVRGWLAVAVASIGILFSAYQMWFAARGFEFAATLPVVGEVELATLQLLQLNAVHVGFALVLAFLLYPPTTGDGLVSRRLTALAEASHDRFGRDHPVSRAVDGLGGALSWFLADPESERVTPLDYLLIAITGLSVAYFITDFDEIQRMRALGLEAGRPVHEVFTFLEPIAGLLGPLADTSYAFVLGAVGVLMVLEATRRAISLYLMIIVAVFVVYARWGHYIPQDAVYVGVLSIPELSWPSIIQNLWYNTENGVFGIPVTVSVQFIYIFILFGAFLEMSGAGQWFIDLAYAATGDRKGGPAKASILASGFMGTISGSSIANTVTTGAFTIPLMKRSGYRPEFAGGVEASASSGGQILPPVMGAAAFLIVQYTATPFADVIVAATIPAVVFFFGVWVMVHFEAGRTGIGGLAAEDLVDLGDHLRAGWFYLAPIVLLLYFLIVVRLSVARSAWYTVLAIVALLSLVAAYSDETRGRLVAVLGGIVLAEFLAHLLTGVGVVGALTGAGTGATSPGAAAGAVLGTLGWYAIAAGVVTVATRPHLDAPLLNLDPQVDEAVAATSEAVDRPSLRDNELARLAGFVLKSMDAGARTAVPVVVAVAAAGVIPGVISVSGLGPNLVALIRAVAGDSLVLLLLITAVASIILGMGMPTTVTYIILVSMLGTALTGFGIPELAAHLFILYFGVIADITPPVAVAAYAASGVAKSDAFQTGIEAFSLSLNKAIVPFAFVLTPGIVLLREVTVDGESVHRVARLADFGDVGWVVPEVAIPVAGVFLGVVALAGTVIGYVYTDVGRGSRAALALSSILLMAPGLLVSGLYDVLELVGGGGGEVTLTVDLALRGVGLVLFAALLARNRHRATRAATGGTEADAAS; via the coding sequence ATGAGTGACGACAGCGCGCAGATGGACGCCGAGACCGAGGAACTGCTCCAGGAGATCGAACGCAAGCGCAGCGTCCGCGGGTGGCTGGCGGTCGCCGTCGCGTCGATCGGCATCCTCTTTTCGGCCTACCAGATGTGGTTCGCCGCGCGGGGCTTCGAGTTCGCTGCCACGCTCCCCGTCGTCGGCGAGGTCGAACTGGCCACGCTCCAGTTGCTCCAGCTCAACGCGGTCCACGTCGGGTTCGCGCTGGTGCTGGCTTTCCTGCTGTATCCGCCGACGACCGGCGACGGGCTCGTCTCGCGGCGGCTGACGGCGCTGGCCGAGGCCAGTCACGACAGGTTCGGGCGCGACCACCCCGTCTCGCGCGCCGTCGACGGTCTCGGCGGCGCGCTGTCCTGGTTCCTCGCGGATCCCGAATCGGAGCGGGTCACGCCCCTCGATTACCTCCTGATCGCGATCACCGGGCTGTCGGTGGCGTACTTCATCACCGACTTCGACGAGATCCAGCGGATGCGCGCCCTGGGGCTCGAGGCAGGCCGTCCGGTCCACGAGGTGTTCACGTTCCTGGAGCCGATCGCCGGCCTGCTGGGGCCGCTGGCGGACACCTCCTACGCGTTCGTGCTGGGCGCCGTCGGCGTGCTCATGGTGCTCGAGGCGACGCGCCGGGCGATCAGCCTCTACCTCATGATCATCGTCGCGGTGTTCGTCGTCTACGCCCGCTGGGGCCACTACATCCCGCAGGACGCCGTCTACGTCGGGGTGCTGTCGATCCCCGAGCTCTCGTGGCCGTCGATCATCCAGAACCTCTGGTACAACACGGAGAACGGCGTGTTCGGCATCCCGGTGACCGTCTCCGTGCAGTTCATCTACATCTTCATCCTCTTCGGCGCGTTCCTGGAGATGTCCGGCGCGGGCCAGTGGTTCATCGACCTGGCCTACGCCGCCACCGGGGACCGGAAGGGCGGCCCGGCGAAGGCCAGCATCCTCGCGTCCGGCTTCATGGGCACCATCTCGGGCTCCTCGATCGCCAACACGGTCACGACCGGGGCCTTCACCATCCCGCTGATGAAGCGGTCGGGCTACCGGCCGGAGTTCGCCGGCGGGGTCGAGGCCTCCGCCTCGTCGGGCGGGCAGATCCTCCCGCCGGTGATGGGCGCAGCGGCGTTCCTCATCGTCCAGTACACGGCCACGCCGTTCGCTGACGTCATCGTCGCGGCGACCATCCCGGCCGTCGTCTTCTTCTTCGGCGTCTGGGTGATGGTCCACTTCGAGGCCGGCCGGACGGGCATCGGGGGGCTGGCCGCCGAGGACCTCGTCGACCTCGGCGACCACCTGCGCGCGGGCTGGTTCTACCTCGCGCCCATCGTCCTGCTGCTGTACTTCCTGATCGTCGTCCGCCTGTCGGTGGCCCGCTCTGCCTGGTACACGGTGCTGGCCATCGTGGCGCTGCTCTCGCTGGTCGCGGCCTACAGCGACGAGACGCGCGGCCGGCTCGTAGCCGTCCTCGGCGGCATCGTCCTCGCGGAGTTCCTCGCGCACCTGCTGACCGGGGTCGGCGTCGTCGGCGCGCTGACCGGCGCCGGGACGGGTGCGACGTCGCCCGGGGCGGCCGCCGGGGCCGTCCTCGGGACGCTGGGCTGGTACGCCATCGCGGCCGGCGTCGTCACCGTCGCGACGCGGCCGCACCTCGACGCGCCGCTGTTGAACCTCGACCCGCAGGTCGACGAGGCCGTCGCGGCCACCAGCGAGGCCGTCGACCGGCCGTCCCTGCGCGACAACGAACTCGCCCGGCTGGCCGGGTTCGTCCTGAAGTCGATGGACGCGGGCGCGCGGACGGCGGTCCCGGTCGTCGTCGCCGTCGCCGCCGCGGGCGTCATCCCGGGCGTCATCAGCGTCTCCGGGCTCGGCCCGAACCTCGTCGCACTCATCCGCGCCGTCGCGGGCGACTCGCTGGTCCTCCTGTTGCTGATCACCGCCGTCGCCTCCATCATCCTCGGGATGGGGATGCCGACCACCGTCACCTACATCATCCTCGTCTCGATGCTCGGGACGGCGCTGACGGGCTTCGGCATCCCCGAGCTGGCGGCGCACCTGTTCATCCTCTACTTCGGCGTCATCGCCGACATCACGCCGCCGGTGGCCGTCGCGGCCTACGCGGCCTCCGGGGTGGCGAAGTCGGACGCGTTCCAGACGGGCATCGAGGCGTTCTCGCTGTCGCTGAACAAGGCCATCGTGCCCTTCGCGTTCGTCCTGACGCCCGGCATCGTCCTCCTGCGGGAGGTGACCGTCGACGGCGAGAGCGTGCACCGCGTCGCCCGGCTGGCCGACTTCGGTGACGTCGGCTGGGTCGTCCCAGAGGTCGCGATCCCGGTCGCCGGGGTGTTCCTCGGGGTGGTCGCGCTGGCCGGGACCGTCATCGGCTACGTCTACACCGACGTCGGCCGCGGGTCGCGGGCCGCGCTCGCGCTCAGTTCGATCCTCCTGATGGCGCCCGGGCTGCTGGTCTCCGGGCTGTACGACGTGCTGGAACTCGTCGGCGGCGGCGGCGGCGAGGTGACGCTGACCGTCGACCTCGCGCTGCGGGGCGTCGGCCTGGTCCTGTTCGCCGCGCTGCTGGCGCGCAACCGCCACCGGGCGACGCGGGCGGCGACCGGGGGAACCGAGGCCGACGCGGCCTCCTGA
- a CDS encoding DUF1850 domain-containing protein has protein sequence MDRSRVAAALVVLVALAGVAAAAPAERVLVVADAETGERYLTSSVEDGTRVALEYTHSVEQSRVYDGYRVRGERLEMTRMEFESYGWGLPADANVTLENGTFVYDPDGNVTTLTVEPGRIAGHDLLVGDRRYDLVNASDARTVDIYVERRSALGAATDRFQSYE, from the coding sequence ATGGACCGGAGTCGCGTCGCCGCCGCCCTGGTCGTACTGGTCGCGCTGGCCGGCGTCGCCGCGGCGGCCCCGGCGGAGCGGGTCCTCGTCGTGGCCGACGCCGAGACGGGTGAGCGGTACCTGACGTCGAGCGTCGAGGACGGCACTCGCGTCGCCCTCGAGTACACCCACAGCGTCGAGCAGTCACGCGTCTACGACGGCTACCGCGTCCGGGGCGAGCGACTGGAGATGACCCGCATGGAGTTCGAGTCCTACGGCTGGGGCCTGCCCGCCGACGCGAACGTCACCCTCGAGAACGGGACGTTCGTCTACGACCCCGACGGCAACGTGACGACGCTGACCGTCGAACCCGGGCGGATCGCCGGGCACGACCTGCTCGTGGGCGACCGCAGGTACGACCTCGTGAACGCGAGCGACGCCCGGACCGTCGATATCTACGTCGAGCGGCGCTCCGCGCTGGGGGCCGCAACCGACCGATTCCAGAGCTATGAGTGA
- a CDS encoding ferritin-like domain-containing protein — protein sequence MSSDRVVELLHKAYFDELETVMNYQSNAITLDGVHAEEIKESLQADVQEELGHAEQIGQRLKQLDATIPGSAEFSASQDSLQPPEDSTDVLSVIEGVLDAEEDAIETYRSLVEAAQESNDPVTEDLAVTILADEEAHRTEFRGFQKEYPVNE from the coding sequence ATGTCCTCAGACCGCGTCGTCGAACTCCTCCACAAGGCCTACTTCGACGAACTGGAGACGGTGATGAACTACCAGTCAAACGCTATCACGCTCGACGGCGTCCACGCCGAGGAGATCAAGGAGAGCCTCCAGGCGGACGTCCAGGAGGAACTCGGCCACGCCGAGCAGATCGGCCAGCGCCTCAAGCAGCTAGATGCCACCATCCCCGGCTCCGCGGAGTTCTCCGCCAGCCAGGACTCCCTCCAGCCGCCCGAGGACTCCACGGACGTGCTCTCGGTCATCGAGGGCGTGCTCGACGCCGAGGAGGACGCCATCGAGACCTACCGCTCGCTGGTCGAGGCCGCCCAGGAGTCCAACGACCCCGTCACGGAGGACCTCGCCGTCACCATCCTCGCCGACGAGGAGGCACACCGTACCGAGTTCCGCGGCTTCCAGAAGGAGTACCCCGTCAACGAGTAG
- a CDS encoding DUF5828 family protein encodes MDDIEESVSGFKRRGGWVDVVEHGERIVQALKDIADEGIEGVDAEALDGFDEWRPKSHERLDEDVNEKTAEQASVDEGKGEQAGKDPDDDLKTAGEKLADSYERLDEPDEAVESWGESLDYVARAADSAGRKALRAVEDTVYRNVMTRIAPYYFDNDLISANLQRVQSDDRPEYVFEVNVNDDDLKERVSNRLADYEQSVERWHVNTEKATEAAEAAEGIDVVEESEEETDAKTN; translated from the coding sequence ATGGACGACATAGAGGAGAGCGTCTCGGGTTTCAAGCGCCGCGGCGGCTGGGTCGACGTCGTTGAGCACGGCGAGCGCATCGTGCAGGCACTGAAAGACATCGCCGACGAGGGCATCGAGGGCGTCGACGCGGAGGCGCTGGACGGCTTCGACGAGTGGCGGCCCAAGAGCCACGAGCGCCTCGACGAGGACGTCAACGAGAAGACCGCCGAGCAGGCCAGCGTCGACGAGGGGAAGGGCGAGCAGGCCGGCAAGGACCCCGACGACGACCTCAAGACCGCCGGCGAGAAGCTGGCCGACTCCTACGAGCGCCTCGATGAACCCGACGAGGCCGTCGAGTCCTGGGGTGAGAGCCTCGACTACGTCGCTCGCGCGGCTGACTCGGCCGGCCGGAAGGCGCTGCGCGCCGTCGAGGACACCGTCTACCGGAACGTGATGACCCGCATCGCGCCCTACTACTTCGACAACGACCTCATCAGCGCCAACCTCCAGCGCGTCCAGAGCGACGACCGTCCCGAGTACGTCTTCGAGGTCAACGTCAACGACGACGACCTCAAAGAGCGCGTCTCTAACAGACTGGCCGACTACGAGCAGTCCGTCGAGCGCTGGCACGTCAACACCGAGAAGGCCACCGAGGCCGCCGAAGCCGCCGAGGGCATCGACGTCGTGGAAGAGAGCGAGGAGGAGACAGATGCGAAAACGAACTAA